Proteins from a single region of Esox lucius isolate fEsoLuc1 chromosome 13, fEsoLuc1.pri, whole genome shotgun sequence:
- the rflna gene encoding refilin-A: MVGHLHLQAMDDSLKGKNREGLLDSPDSGLPPSPSPPFYSLSPSLLESRSGSCTTPVEKDGLYKKESKEGKLLPYILLNSTGTDQRTRMYPVFFGESIEVNPKPETQIKCNTEVRYDSAKHYRDQVYCAPVPTVTSYSETVVAVQNSTWRCYKSQVYLEPRQRPVHYQSTTIVYPKTAKNTYRTTLNYNATSSRRWFVSSVQLESSEESSPCIIYTEDL, from the exons ATGGTGGGTCACCTACATTTACAAGCGATGGATGATAGTCTGAAAGGAAAGAATCGGGAGGGACTGCTTGACAGTCCGGATTCGGGACTCCCTCCGAGTCCAAGTCCGCCCTTCTATTCGCTGTCTCCAAGTCTGCTCGAGTCGCGTTCTGGAAGTTGTACGACGCCAGTCGAGAAAGATGGATTGTACAAAAAGGAGAGCAAAGAAGGCAAACTG CTGCCGTACATTCTCCTGAACTCAACGGGAACAGACCAGAGGACACGCATGTACCCCGTGTTTTTCGGTGAGAGCATCGAGGTCAACCCCAAACCTGAAACACAGATCAA gtGTAACACTGAGGTGAGGTACGACTCAGCCAAACACTACCGGGACCAGGTGTATTGTGCTCCTGTTCCCACGGTGACATCCTACAGCGAGACCGTTGTTGCCGTGCAGAACTCCACCTGGCGGTGCTACAAGTCTCAGGTGTACCTCGAGCCACGCCAGAGGCCCGTGCACTACCAGAGCACCACCATTGTGTACCCCAAAACTGCAAAGAACACTTACCGCACCACGCTCAACTACAACGCTACCAGCTCCCGCCGCTGGTTTGTGTCCAGCGTCCAGCTGGAGTCCAGCGAGGAGAGCAGCCCTTGCATCATCTACACAGAGGACCTCTAA